In one window of Trichoderma breve strain T069 chromosome 7 map unlocalized scaffold00008, whole genome shotgun sequence DNA:
- a CDS encoding ATP-grasp domain-containing protein produces the protein MGDQLRLTTATVDDSFLSESFSINIPEFKLTVKLLCRWRLSPSVVRNDASESVSPHFYSLDLVLSITSTHKDDTGNEANEEDDNVIDGTGTSLEAIVHSCLLTKTLDAHEGGIRSEIEALAKVILVPHDGYLCRHDVLELRMAHVESIENVVPFRIAGKLCSAIQPWKQKNLLPLLQSSPGALIYKQSVSPISHLEAFDLLEREVYNRLSFEWVLPTQAPALSVAVVGGRPLFDNTTGAYGSEGPFDAARALGISVIVLDRPGHFMEDAEYSHLRDDFIAIDMTSDADLPQKLAEAVRSRKVDGIITFSDEYVIATAKAAKLLNLETEPVESIVAAHYKDETRKILNTPNFQALRLDNAAQLDEASWAGKLESLRYPLVVKPCRGGASRGVKKVQDQSGLRQALLQMERDGLSKHGILLETYISGPEVDANIALWNGELLFIEITDDFPCTADASDATIADSFGETIMLSPTRLSAQEQELLKTSLHRSLLKLGFRNGIFHVEARVQNSSMRYHDTDGVVDLVASSTTPHGYPEVYLIEINARPPGLDCAFSTLYTYGVDLTGAETA, from the exons atgGGGGATCAATTGCGGCTCACGACAGCAACGGTGGACGACTCCTTCTTGTCCGAGTCATTTTCGATCAATATCCCTGAATTTAAAC TTACCGTGAAGCTTTTGTGCCGCTGGAGATTATCGCCTTCTGTAGTGAGGAATGATGCAAGTGAAAGCGTGTCGCCGCATTTCTACTCTCTTGACCTTGTGCTAAGCATTACATCTACGCACAAAGACGACACGGGAAATGAGGCaaatgaagaggacgacAATGTCATTGACGGTACTGGCACTTCACTTGAGGCCATTGTACACAGCTGCCTTCTGACAAAGACACTCGACGCCCATGAGGGCGGAATCAGATCTGAGATCGAGGCTCTAGCCAAGGTAATTCTCGTTCCTCATGACGGCTATCTGTGCCGACACGATGTTCTGGAGCTTAGGATGGCACATGTTGAATCCATCGAAAATGTGGTTCCATTTCGGATAGCCGGCAAGCTTTGTTCAGCAATCCAACCTTGGAAGCAAAAGAatctgcttcctcttctacaATCCTCTCCTGGAGCCTTAATTTACAAACAATCTGTTTCTCCTATATCACATCTCGAAGCATTTGATCTCCTTGAAAGAGAAGTTTATAATAGGCTTTCCTTTGAGTGGGTGCTCCCAACTCAGGCACCGGCCTTAAGCGTGGCAGTGGTCGGTGGTCGCCCACTGTTCGATAACACGACAGGAGCATATGGCTCAGAGGGACCTTTCGACGCAGCACGAGCTCTGGGGATATCAGTTATTGTCCTCGACCGGCCCGGCCACTTCATGGAAGATGCAGAATACAGCCACCTCCGAGACGATTTCATTGCAATCGATATGACCAGCGATGCTGATCTGCCGCAAAAACTTGCTGAAGCCGTCAGAAGCCGCAAGgttgacggcatcatcacGTTTTCAGATGAGTATGTTATTGCAACTgcaaaagcagccaagcTGTTGAATCTGGAGACCGAACCGGTAGAGTCGATTGTTGCGGCTCACTATAAGGATGAGACGCGGAAAATTCTCAATACCCCCAACTTTCAGGCTCTGCGACTAGACAACGCAGCACAATTAGACGAAGCATCTTGGGCTGGAAAACTTGAAAGCTTGAGATACCCTCTGGTCGTCAAACCATGTCGCGGTGGCGCCTCTCGGGGAGTCAAGAAAGTTCAAGATCAATCGGGTTTACGACAGGCGTTGCTGCAAATGGAGAGAGACGGCCTTTCAAAGCACGGCATTCTTCTCGAAACATATATTAGTGGGCCAGAAGTTGATGCCAACATTGCGCTATGGAATGGCGAGCTTTTGTTTATCGAAATCACTGATGACTTTCCTTGCACAGCCGACGCAAGTGATGCGACTATTGCCGACAGCTTTGGTGAGACGATCATGTTATCTCCCACGCGATTAAGCGCCCAAGAACAGGAGCTGTTGAAGACTTCTCTTCACAGAAGCCTGCTCAAGTTAGGGTTTCGCAACGGTATTTTCCATGTCGAAGCCCGGGTTCAGAACTCATCCATGAGATATCACGATACCGACGGCGTCGTCGACCTTGTGGCTTCGAGCACTACCCCTCACGGTTATCCAGAGGTGTATCTCATTGAAATCAACGCACGCCCTCCTGGCCTGGACTGCGCCTTTTCGACTCTTTACACATATGGTGTAGACCT TACTGGTGCGGAAACTGCTTGA